In the candidate division KSB1 bacterium genome, TGGCCTTCAGTTTGGCTCATCTATTGCCCCATTCGGCCGACCCGGCCGCACACGCGAAAGCACTAGAGTTGGCCAGAGCCTGGCCGGCAGCGGATTCCCTTTACGGGCTCACCCTGCTGGTTGCACGGTCACTGGCTCGCACGCCGGGAGGCGGGGTACGGGGAGCAGCTCTGCTGTCCGAGTTCGTGCTTCAGCACGCTCATTCTCCTCACGTGGACAACGCGATCTATCTTCTCGCCCGCGTCCTCCTTGAGCAAGGGGATGTCTGGCAGGCCAGGGCCGAGCTGGTTCGTCTTCTTAGCTCCTACCCCGAGTCGGATGTCCAATCCGATGCCCTCTCGCTCCTCGATTCGCTCCAGCATCACGATCCCCTTCCGCCGCCCAGGGCCTTCGTCGGAGCCTTGTCGAATGCTCTGGCGGCTTCTCTGGAACCGGGTGCCGAGAGGTTCTTGTGGGCGACAAGAGCCGCTCTCGAGGTCGCCCGGGACTACCGTCTTGCCGCGGCATTGGCAAGACGAGCCCTCGAGGCGCGCGAGCCGGGGACCAGGACGGAGGCCCTGCGCCTGCTGGCTCGTTCCTACCTGGGCCAGGCCAGGGCCCTGCAGCTGGCGGGGAGACCTGGTGAAGCCGTTCCGTACGCAGACAGCGCCCGGACCGTTCTGGAGGCGCTCAAGCTCCGCGCTCCGGAGGCGTTCGGCTGCGAGGAACGGGCGGCCTATGTGCGGGCGATCATTCTTGGCAGTCTGGACGCCTTTCACAAGTTGGACGCGCTGGCGGCCTTTGACCGCGACTCCACCTCAGCCACCTCGGCACCTGGGTGTGCAGAGCCGCTCTTGGTTCACGCTCAGGTTCTGTGGGGAGCTTCCGACCGAGGTAGGAATCGCACCCTGGCGAAGGAGGCCAGCAGACTGGCGGAAGCAGCGTCGGCTGTGGGGACGGACAGTTTGGCCTCGGAGGGCTTGTGGCTGGCGATCGAGGCGGCTCTCGCCTCTGGCGACTCTTCCAGGGCGAGGCAGCTGATGGAACGCTACCTTGGTCGGTTCGCACCTCGGGCCCCCAACTGGGGGCGTGTGAGCCGTCAGTACGCACAGATTCTGGAGGGGAGCGGAAGGTTCGAGGACGCGGCCCAGCGGTGGGCGCAGCTCATGCGGCACCGCTTCTATTCCCCCCTGGCCCTGGAGGCCCGCGAGGGACTCGGCCATTGCCTTGCTCGCCTCGGCCGCTACGAGGAAGCCTTGGCGGTTCTTCGGGCCTCCGGACCTACCTTTCCCGCCGACTTGTGGGAGCCAAGTGTGGCCCGGCTTTCTCCTTTGGAGGGAGAGTCCTGCCGCCGTGTGTTTGCCGAGGCGGATGCCCTCGCTGGACTTGGGCGGAAGAGGGAGGCCGTTTCTGTGCTCGCACGAGCCAGAAGCCATCTGCAACCGCTGACCGCAGAGTGTGAGGCGGAACTTCTTACCCGGGAGTCAGCGCTTCTGGCCCAGGTCGGCGATTTGGGCGGAGCCGGATTTGCCCTGGAGCAGCTGTACAGGAACCCAGCCTTGCCGGCGCAGGCTCGGGAAAGGGCAGGGGTGGAGTGGTTAGGCGTGCTCTTCGAGCAGGGACGCTACGCAGACGTTGCGGATCAGGGAGAGCGCCTGTGGTCGCAGGCCCAGAACCGCGCGACTGCTCTACGAGCGGCTGAACTGGCCATTGTGGCCGCTTTGCGGCTGGACCGACTGGACAGGGCCCGCAGCTGGGTCGCTCGGCTGGAAAAAGACTACGGAAAGGGGAAAGAAACGGCCGATGTGCGGGCCCGCTTCGCCTACGAAGAAGGAGAATACTATTTCCGCCAGAAGGAGTTCGACGCCGCTCTGAAGGCCTACGAACGGGCTGCCAGCGATTTCCGACAAACGGAGTGGGGAAGGAGGGCCGAATTCGCCATTGCGCGCACCCACATGACCTTGAACCACACCGACAAGGCCCTGGAAATCTTGACCAGTCTTCCGCAAAAGTACCCGGATTCCGAGGTGGCGCGCCTGGCCTATCTCAACCTCGGGGCTTTCTATCGGCAGAACAAGCAGCTGGGCAATGCGATCCTCGCGCTGAATCAGGTCGTTACCGACTCGCTGCGCGCAGAGAGGAGTACCCTGCAATCAGCGGAACGGGAACTGATTCGCTGCCTGGACGAGGCGGGCATGTACGACCGGGAAATCCTGCTTCTCCGGGATTACCTTCGTCGCTTCCCGGACGCCGAGGACCGTTTCGATCGTGAGGTCCAGCTTGGCACCGTCCTCATTCGCCTGAACGAGTACGACCGGGCCATCGCCCACCTGAAAAGCTTGCTGCCTCAGGCCGGTAGGGAAACGAAGGCGGAGGTTCAGTACTGGATTGGCAAGGCGTATCTGAGCAAGGGCGATCTGGAATCCGGGATTGCCGAGATGCTCAAGGTGAAGTACGCTTGTCCGCCGACGGCCCTACCCTGGGATGTGACAGCCCTGTTCGAAGCGGCCACCGCCTATCTCCGTTTGGGGGACCTCGATCGTGCGGAAAGCCTGTTCCAGCAGGTGGTGCGCGAAAAGGGATCGGCCTCCACCTTCGGGCGCAGTGCGCTTCAGCGCCTTCAGGAAATCCAGGAGATGAGGCAAAAGGGACTGCACCGGAGTCTGTAACTGCTGCGCTTCCTGGCGACGAGCAAGGTTTCCCCTTGCCTGAAACCCGACCGGTTGCGTATATTGTGCGCTGAAATCAGAGGAAGAATCGAGAAGATTATAGTCTTATGGCCCCAGGCTTCTGGCAAAATGAAGCGGAGAGTTGAGAATCAAGAAGAATCCCACCTTTGTCCCACCGAGAGAAGGTGCATCGTTTTTCCGATGCACCTTTTTTCGTAACCACGGCGTAGGACCCGGGTGTAGCCAGAGGGCGGAGAGGAGAGATTGAACGCGCAACTACTGGTTCTGGTACAGCTCCAAGAGGTGGACAGTGAGCTTCAACGCCTCGAGGCGACCAAAGGGGATCTGCCGCATCGCGTCAATGCCCTTCGGTCGCGCAAGGAGGCGTTGGATGCGAGGGTTGTCGAGCTCAGGGAGGGCCTGGAAGGTGCCAAGCAGGAGAGGTCGCGGGCGGAAAGCGACTTTGAGCTCTTGAAAGAACAGAAGGCCAAGTACCAGAAGCAGCTTCTTACCGTTCGCAACAACCGGGAATACGACGCCGTTACGGCTGAGATCGAGGCGGCTGAGCGAGGCCTCGATCAGCTGGAGACGAAGATTATCGAGCTTCTCGAGGCGGAATCGCGGTACAAGTCCGAGCTGGAGAAGGCCGAGAAGGAGCTGTCCTCGGTAGCGGGGGAACTGGAGCAGGTGGAGAAGGCCTTGCAGGAGAAGACGCGTCTGATCGAAAGCGAGCAGCAGAGGCTTTCTTCCCAGCGGGAGAGGCTGTTGTTGCAGATCGAGCGTCCGCTGCTGGCGAGTTACGAGCGGATTCGGCGGGCTAAAGGGGGGCTTGCAGTGGTTCCCGTAGCGCGGGGCGCCTGCGGTGGCTGTTTTACCCAGATTCCAGCGCAGAGAGCGCTGGAAATCCGTGCCGGGGACCGCATCTTCACCTGTGAGGTGTGCGGGCGTTACCTCTACTGGAAGGACGACACCTATTCGGGCTCTCGCTGAGGCCCTTGGGTGGGGAACCGGCGCGGGGCAGCGCTCGTTGACGGCAGTGGATTGAGGGCATCGGAGGGTGGGCCGGACGGTCGCGCCGTGGCTGCGCCGGCAGCGCACGGTGAGGAAAGTCCGAACTCCACAGGGCAGGGTGGTCGGTAACGCCGACCCGTCGCAAGGCGGGGAAAGTGCCACAGAAAACAAACCGCCCCGATGAGCTCGGGGTAAGGGTGAAAAGGCGGGGTAAGAGCCCACCGCTCCGGCGGCGACGTCGGAGGCACGGCAAACCCCACCCGGAGCAAGGCCAAATAGGAGGGGATGGACTGGCCCGGTCCGCTTGACCCTCGGGTAGGCCGCTTGAGCCTGGCGGCAACGTCAGGCCCAGATAGATGACCGTCTCGGCTCCGCTGCAATGCGGGGCTCAGACAGAATTCGGCTTACAGGCCCACCCCCGGCGCCTTTTTTCCTTTCCCTTACGGGGCCCGGTAAGGCGAGGCAGGTTCTTTGACGAGGCTTGCGGATGCGCGCGAAATGGACTCTTCTGGACGCTCATTCCCCGGAAGAGGTGCGGCGTTTGGCGCAGGAGCTGAATGTTCCCCTCCCCATCGCAAAGATCCTGATGAACCGCGGCATCCGAAGCTACGAAGAGGCGAAAACCTTCTTCCGCCCCAATCTCTCCTCCCTCCACAACCCCTTTCTCCTTTCCGACATGGACGAGGCGGTCCGCTTGCTCCTCCGCGCCATCCGGGAGCGAAAGCCCGTCCTGATCTACGGGGACTACGATGTGGACGGCATCACCGGCACCGCCCTCCTGTATCGGTTCCTGCACCGCCTCGGCGTTCCGGTCTTCTACTACATTCCGGATCGGCTGGCCGAGGGATATGGCTTGTCGGAGCGAGGAGTCCGTGAGGCGGCCGCACGGGGGGCAAAGCTCCTCCTTACCATCGACTGCGGCGTCACGGCGGCAGCGGAGGTGGAGCTGGCACGCCAGCTCGGCATGGACGTGATTGTGACCGATCATCACGAGCCAGGCGACCGCCTCCCCCCGGCCAATGCAGTTCTCGATCCCAAGAAGCCCGGGTGCAACTACCCCTTCCCCGATCTTGCCGGGGTGGGAGTCGCCTTCAAGATGCTGCAGGGGGTGGTGCAGGAGCTGCGCGTCTCCGCCGATACCCTGTACGACGCTTTGGACCTCGTCGCGGTGGGGACGGCGGCCGACATCGTTCCCCTGGTAGGCGAGAACCGGACGCTGGTGAAAATCGGGTTGGAGCGACTGTCCGACACCCGTGTGGTGGGCCTAAGGGCGTTGCTCGAGGTGAGCGGGCTAAAGGGGCGGCAGATTTCCACCGGCCACGTCGTGTTCATCCTTGCTCCCCGGATCAACGCCGTGGGCCGAATGGGGGATGCGTCCCGGGCAGTGGAGCTTTTGATCACTCCGGACCCCAACCGGGCGCGGCAGATTGCCTCCGTGCTCGAAGCGGAAAACCGCCAGCGCAGGAGCGTCGACGAAGAGACCTTCCGCGAGGCAGACGCCCTGGTGGGCGACGAATGCGAACTGACTCGCGATGCCGTCATCGTGCTGGCCATGGAAGGATGGCACCCAGGCGTGATCGGGATCGTGGCCTCACGTCTGGCTGAGCGCTACTATCGGCCGACGGTTATGATCGCGATAGAAAATGGCATCGGCCGAGGCTCCGCGCGCAGCATCCCGGAGTTCGATATCTACAGCGCCCTAACCCAATGCGAGCACTTGCTGCTGCAGTACGGTGGGCATCGATATGCCGCCGGGCTGCTTATCGAAGAGGACAAAATAGCCGAGTTTCGGCGGCGCCTGAATGAGATCGCTTCCTCGCAGCTCAATGTGGCGGCTTTGGCGCCCTCTCTCAAGATCGATGCGGAGCTCGACCTCGACCAAGTAGACGGTCGATTCTATCAGCTTCTGCGGCTGTTCGAGCCGTATGGCCCCCAGAACATGCGTCCCGTTTTCCTGTCCCGCAACCTTCAGGTGGTCGGCGCCCCCACGGTTGTCGGGGGGAATCACCTGAAGTTCCAGGTCAAAAGCAAATCGAAGGTCTTTCCAGCGATCGGGTTCGGGATGGGTGACCTGATAGGGGAGCTTCCGCCGGGGAGGCGGGGTTTGAGCCTGGTCTACGTGATCGAAGAGGACGAATACCAGGGGATGCGTACGCTTCATCTCCGCGTCAAGGATTTCCAGTAGGCTCGGGGGCGGCGCGAGGAAGCTGCACAAGGTCGTGGCGGGCCCACAATCCTGTCTCGGCAAGGTCGGGGCCAATAGAGAGGGCCAAGCGCGGAGCCGGATCCAGCGGCGGGATCGTGAGGGGGGAGGAAATGGGTGGTGGCTAAACGTGAGTACGCTCAGCAATGAACACAGCGCTGATAGCTGAGAGCGCTTTTCCGCCAAAATCGCGCCGAGCGGCGAGGGAACTCGCCCTGCAGGTGCTTTACGCTCTGGAATTCCAATCGCAGGAAGACCCCCTGCGGATGTACCACGACGTGGTCTACGAATTCGCGCGCGAAGACGCCGACAGCCCCTTTGCCCGTGAGCTTGTGCTGAAGACGTTTCAGCACCGTCAGGAGCTGGATCGGCTCATCGAGACGAGGAGCGCGAACTGGGACCTGGAACGGATGGCCATCATCGATCGCATCGTGCTCCGAATGGCCCTCTGCGAATTCCTCTATTTTCCGGACATCCCACCGAAGGTTTCGATCGATGAGGCGATCGAGATCGCCAAGCGCTTCAGCACCGAAAAGAGCGGCAAGTTCGTCAACGGGATACTGGATTCGCTCCTCGCCGACTTGCGCACCTCTGGCAGAATCGTGAAAAGCGGGCGAGGGCTTATCGACAGGTCCCTGGAAGAGTTGCGGGACGAAGCAAGCGACGCAAGTCCGGGCCTCGCCGTACGACGCAGCGAGGATGAGGACGAGGGCTCCGATCGGGATCGGGGAACGGAAGGGTGAGAGGACCGGGCTGGGTTCCAGTTTCGCTCCTCAATCGTCCGGGGGGCAGGACATACACGGAACGCGGATCGATAGGGGAGGGTTAAACCAGCGAACTTGCTGTTCGTGAAGTGGACCACACCAAGGGTGTCTTTGCAGGGATCTACGGTAGCGGCTATCAAGAGAAGGAATGTGGCCGATGGCAAGTCTGATCGCAAAGATCTTTGGTACGAAGCACGAGCGGGATATTAAGAAGATCATGCCCATCGTGAGGCAGATCAATGAGATTTACGAGTCCTACCACAGCCTCACCGATGAGCAGCTTCGCGCCAAGACCCTCGAGTTCAAGGATCGCATTCGGCAGCGGGTGGAGCCGATCCAAAGGCGGATCGCGGAGCTCGAAGAGCTGCTGCGCGCCGATGTAGTCGGCGGCGACGGACGGGAGGAGATCGTCCCAGAGCGCATCCGTGAGGAGATCGCGCAGCTTGAAGACGAAGAGTTCCGCATTACCCAGAAGACGCTCGACGAGATCCTCCCCGAAGCGTACGCGGCCGTTAAGGAGACCTGCCGTAGGCTGGTCGGACAGCGCTGGAAGGTGACGGGCCACGAGATCGAATGGGACATGATCCCGTTCGACGTGCAGCTGATCGGGGCCGTAGTGCTGCACCAGGGGAAAATCGCTGAGATGGCCACAGGTGAGGGTAAGACGCTTGTGGCCACAATGCCCCTCTACCTCAATGCTCTCCCTGGTAAGGGGGTCCATCTTGTGACGGTCAACGACTACCTCGCGCAGCGCGACGCCGAGTGGATGGGGAAGATCTACGAGTTCCTGGGCCTGAGCGTTGCCTACATCACCAACGACATGACGCCGCCGCAGCGGAAGAAGGCCTACCTCGCAGATATCACTTACGGTACGAACAATGAGTTCGGCTTCGATTACCTGCGCGACAACATGGCCATCCGTCTGGAGGATCAGGTTCAGCGCGGCCACTACTACGCCATCATCGATGAGGTCGATTCCGTACTGATCGACGAGGCCCGTACCCCGCTGATTATCTCCGGTCCGGTGGAGCATTCCTTCCACCGCTTCTCGGAGATGAAGCCCCTCGTGGAGTCCCTGGTCCGGAAGCAGACGCATCTGGTCAACTCGATCGTGGCCGAGGCTGAACGCCTGCTGGGAGAGGGAAAGGAGTACGAGGCGGGGATCCGCCTCTTGCAGGCCCTGCGCGGGGCTCCCAAGAACAAGAGGCTGATGAAGCTCCTGCTGGAGCCCGGCATCAAAAAGCTGATCAACCACGTGGAAAACGACTTCCTCCGCGACA is a window encoding:
- a CDS encoding C4-type zinc ribbon domain-containing protein, encoding MNAQLLVLVQLQEVDSELQRLEATKGDLPHRVNALRSRKEALDARVVELREGLEGAKQERSRAESDFELLKEQKAKYQKQLLTVRNNREYDAVTAEIEAAERGLDQLETKIIELLEAESRYKSELEKAEKELSSVAGELEQVEKALQEKTRLIESEQQRLSSQRERLLLQIERPLLASYERIRRAKGGLAVVPVARGACGGCFTQIPAQRALEIRAGDRIFTCEVCGRYLYWKDDTYSGSR
- the nusB gene encoding transcription antitermination factor NusB, with the translated sequence MNTALIAESAFPPKSRRAARELALQVLYALEFQSQEDPLRMYHDVVYEFAREDADSPFARELVLKTFQHRQELDRLIETRSANWDLERMAIIDRIVLRMALCEFLYFPDIPPKVSIDEAIEIAKRFSTEKSGKFVNGILDSLLADLRTSGRIVKSGRGLIDRSLEELRDEASDASPGLAVRRSEDEDEGSDRDRGTEG
- a CDS encoding tetratricopeptide repeat protein, which codes for MAVEKEDYEYARRLFNDRLYDLAGGQFLAFVDRYPSSPLASECLYLAGESMRRAGKPQRAAALLSRVVIEYPNSPHLADALFALSEIHQSSGNFAEAALTLERLPLLAPQSPRAAEAYLQAGLLHRRAGNLAACALDLERCLEVAGSDNLRDRARLELARTRLAQGQIDLANSLLRDFVRRQQLDSVAALAVLDLAAIRARVLDYAGAEELYAKIQQASVPASLKHLAALGRARLALDKGEWPQAEAMCRDLLKAQGVPDTLAWRARCLLAVALASQNGLVEALHAVEGDLGNLPLAAKRCVLAARLLLAEQSGDAARVSANAFQLFELSRTDSLARPWMAFSLAHLLPHSADPAAHAKALELARAWPAADSLYGLTLLVARSLARTPGGGVRGAALLSEFVLQHAHSPHVDNAIYLLARVLLEQGDVWQARAELVRLLSSYPESDVQSDALSLLDSLQHHDPLPPPRAFVGALSNALAASLEPGAERFLWATRAALEVARDYRLAAALARRALEAREPGTRTEALRLLARSYLGQARALQLAGRPGEAVPYADSARTVLEALKLRAPEAFGCEERAAYVRAIILGSLDAFHKLDALAAFDRDSTSATSAPGCAEPLLVHAQVLWGASDRGRNRTLAKEASRLAEAASAVGTDSLASEGLWLAIEAALASGDSSRARQLMERYLGRFAPRAPNWGRVSRQYAQILEGSGRFEDAAQRWAQLMRHRFYSPLALEAREGLGHCLARLGRYEEALAVLRASGPTFPADLWEPSVARLSPLEGESCRRVFAEADALAGLGRKREAVSVLARARSHLQPLTAECEAELLTRESALLAQVGDLGGAGFALEQLYRNPALPAQARERAGVEWLGVLFEQGRYADVADQGERLWSQAQNRATALRAAELAIVAALRLDRLDRARSWVARLEKDYGKGKETADVRARFAYEEGEYYFRQKEFDAALKAYERAASDFRQTEWGRRAEFAIARTHMTLNHTDKALEILTSLPQKYPDSEVARLAYLNLGAFYRQNKQLGNAILALNQVVTDSLRAERSTLQSAERELIRCLDEAGMYDREILLLRDYLRRFPDAEDRFDREVQLGTVLIRLNEYDRAIAHLKSLLPQAGRETKAEVQYWIGKAYLSKGDLESGIAEMLKVKYACPPTALPWDVTALFEAATAYLRLGDLDRAESLFQQVVREKGSASTFGRSALQRLQEIQEMRQKGLHRSL
- the recJ gene encoding single-stranded-DNA-specific exonuclease RecJ, which encodes MRAKWTLLDAHSPEEVRRLAQELNVPLPIAKILMNRGIRSYEEAKTFFRPNLSSLHNPFLLSDMDEAVRLLLRAIRERKPVLIYGDYDVDGITGTALLYRFLHRLGVPVFYYIPDRLAEGYGLSERGVREAAARGAKLLLTIDCGVTAAAEVELARQLGMDVIVTDHHEPGDRLPPANAVLDPKKPGCNYPFPDLAGVGVAFKMLQGVVQELRVSADTLYDALDLVAVGTAADIVPLVGENRTLVKIGLERLSDTRVVGLRALLEVSGLKGRQISTGHVVFILAPRINAVGRMGDASRAVELLITPDPNRARQIASVLEAENRQRRSVDEETFREADALVGDECELTRDAVIVLAMEGWHPGVIGIVASRLAERYYRPTVMIAIENGIGRGSARSIPEFDIYSALTQCEHLLLQYGGHRYAAGLLIEEDKIAEFRRRLNEIASSQLNVAALAPSLKIDAELDLDQVDGRFYQLLRLFEPYGPQNMRPVFLSRNLQVVGAPTVVGGNHLKFQVKSKSKVFPAIGFGMGDLIGELPPGRRGLSLVYVIEEDEYQGMRTLHLRVKDFQ